TAAAATTATTTACGTCAATACTCACCAGCATAAACTCATCCGGTTTTGCATTATCCAGCAAAGCTCTGGCATCCACTTGAAATCTGGCTGGGGACGCCTTCCCTGTATTGCTGTCAACGTACAAAAAAGCTTTGAGCTTTCTGTTACTTGTCTCGATGACCAGAAGTAATATGGCTAAAAAAATGATGATCAGCCCGCTCCAATCTTTTATCATATACCCCACCGCTATCTAGTTCTTCTATGATAATCTTTTGCCATAATACAATCGCTTGTAATCTGCTTAGATAATTCCTCTACACTTGCAAACTTTCTTTCATCTCTGGTCTTTTCCAGAAATTCGACACGAATCGTCTTGCCGTATAACTCTTTATTAAAATTAAAGATATGAGTTTCCACATTTTTTTTATAGTTCCCGATTGTCGGTTTCACACCTACATTGGTTACGCTTGGATATCTCTTGCCGTTATAGGTGCAATACGTAACATATACACCGTTTGGAGGAGTCACCATACTTTCGTCAATAATCAGGTTTGAGGTGGGAAATCCGATGGTTCGTCCGATTTTATTGCCAACCACCACCTCACCACCTATGGCATAATTCCTGCCCATATATTTCATGCACTGATCTACTCTTCCTTCTGCTATCAGATTCCTGATAAAGGTGCTGCTCACTAAATTGCCGTCGATTTGAAACGGTTCCAATACGTGAATGCCAAAACCCTTTTGTATCCCCTCGTGCATTAAAACTTCCGGTGTGCCTTCTGCCTTGTACCCAAATTTGTAATTAAAGCCGCAATAAGCCTGCTTCATATTGAACTTTCCAATCAAAACGTGATCTATAAAATCAATGGGCTTCATCTGGCGTATCTGTTCATCAAAAGGAATATTAAATAAATAGTCTACTCCTAAATTTTCAATAATCTTTGCCTTTTCATCAAAATATAAAATATTTTTAACAATAAGCTCACCGCAGTTCACATTCTTGGGATGATTTGAAAAAGTAAAAACAGCACTTTTTAAGTTAGCTGCTTCTGCTGTTTTTACAGTCCTTGCAATAAGAGCCTGATGCCCTTTATGCACCCCATCAAAATTTCCTAGGGCAACTACAGTATTTTCTATATTCTTAATTTCGTCTAACCTGTTGAAAATGATCATTTTTTATCCTCTGCCAAATACCTTATCTGCTTTAAAATT
This region of Aminipila luticellarii genomic DNA includes:
- a CDS encoding bifunctional riboflavin kinase/FAD synthetase, whose amino-acid sequence is MIIFNRLDEIKNIENTVVALGNFDGVHKGHQALIARTVKTAEAANLKSAVFTFSNHPKNVNCGELIVKNILYFDEKAKIIENLGVDYLFNIPFDEQIRQMKPIDFIDHVLIGKFNMKQAYCGFNYKFGYKAEGTPEVLMHEGIQKGFGIHVLEPFQIDGNLVSSTFIRNLIAEGRVDQCMKYMGRNYAIGGEVVVGNKIGRTIGFPTSNLIIDESMVTPPNGVYVTYCTYNGKRYPSVTNVGVKPTIGNYKKNVETHIFNFNKELYGKTIRVEFLEKTRDERKFASVEELSKQITSDCIMAKDYHRRTR